A genomic stretch from Rubripirellula reticaptiva includes:
- a CDS encoding SCO family protein, with protein sequence MKTLINIAMILLVGVGLGLAIRVLRKPVATGSGPGPNDVVYTNDGPSALDPSEIESATLSKPPEDEEWLSRFELTERSGKTVKSEDLAGQPYVVSFFFSTCPSICVKQNQIIKELQDEFEGQGVRFIAISVDPETDTPEKLREYAARFGADENQWLFMTGDLTYIRRIGGEIFQQPVNKQFHTERFVLVDPQGAIEGFYNWPEKRQLAAMKDKIREMMKAQESA encoded by the coding sequence ATGAAAACACTGATAAACATTGCGATGATTCTGTTGGTCGGCGTCGGCCTAGGTTTGGCGATTCGGGTGTTGCGCAAACCGGTCGCAACGGGGTCAGGGCCTGGTCCGAATGATGTTGTCTACACCAATGACGGCCCGTCGGCGCTGGACCCAAGCGAGATCGAAAGTGCGACTTTGTCGAAGCCGCCCGAGGACGAAGAGTGGCTTAGTCGGTTCGAGTTGACCGAGCGGAGCGGCAAGACGGTCAAGAGTGAAGACCTAGCCGGCCAGCCTTATGTCGTCAGCTTCTTCTTCAGCACGTGCCCCAGCATTTGCGTCAAGCAGAACCAGATCATCAAAGAACTGCAGGACGAATTCGAAGGGCAGGGCGTTCGCTTCATTGCGATCTCGGTCGACCCTGAAACCGACACGCCCGAGAAGCTTCGCGAGTATGCGGCTCGGTTCGGTGCTGACGAGAATCAGTGGTTGTTCATGACGGGCGACCTGACGTACATCCGCCGAATCGGTGGCGAGATTTTCCAGCAACCGGTCAACAAGCAATTTCATACCGAGCGATTCGTTTTGGTTGACCCCCAAGGGGCGATCGAGGGCTTTTACAACTGGCCCGAAAAGCGTCAACTGGCTGCCATGAAAGATAAGATTCGCGAAATGATGAAAGCTCAGGAATCCGCATGA
- a CDS encoding ABC transporter permease, which yields MNDNTTTMADGAGAAWMLARREWVRFFRQRNRVTAAILQPLLFWLLFGTGLKGAFSGSGELDFMQFFLPGTLGLIVLFTAIFATISVIEDRREGFMQSVLVAPVGRLPVLVGKVLGGAAIAWVQAAVFLALVYVISTVSFSSSVVPILILLAVIAVAMCSLGMIVAWPMESTQGFHAIMMLGLMPMWLLSGSFFPIPVLDAGASWGQWVLGGIMRANPLSYSMVELRRLMYPQIDFAAVGFAPSSSVCWIVSIAMAVVATLIAWYLMRGSRKVDVIV from the coding sequence ATGAACGACAACACAACAACAATGGCCGATGGTGCGGGTGCCGCTTGGATGCTGGCTCGCCGAGAATGGGTTCGCTTTTTTCGCCAGCGAAATCGAGTTACCGCGGCGATCCTGCAACCGTTGTTGTTTTGGTTGCTGTTCGGTACCGGGTTAAAGGGCGCGTTTTCGGGTTCTGGCGAGCTCGATTTCATGCAGTTCTTTTTGCCGGGCACGCTTGGGTTGATCGTGTTGTTTACCGCCATTTTCGCGACGATCTCGGTGATCGAAGATCGCCGCGAAGGCTTCATGCAGTCCGTATTGGTCGCACCGGTCGGGCGATTGCCAGTGCTGGTCGGCAAGGTGCTCGGTGGCGCGGCGATCGCTTGGGTCCAGGCGGCCGTTTTCTTGGCGCTGGTCTATGTCATTAGCACGGTTTCGTTCAGTTCGTCGGTGGTGCCGATTTTGATATTGTTGGCGGTAATTGCGGTGGCCATGTGCTCGCTGGGGATGATCGTGGCGTGGCCGATGGAAAGCACGCAGGGGTTCCATGCGATCATGATGTTGGGGTTAATGCCGATGTGGTTGCTGAGCGGTTCGTTCTTCCCGATCCCAGTCTTGGATGCTGGTGCGAGTTGGGGGCAATGGGTTTTGGGCGGTATCATGAGGGCAAACCCGCTGAGTTATTCGATGGTCGAGCTACGTCGTTTGATGTACCCGCAGATCGATTTTGCTGCCGTAGGTTTTGCTCCGTCGTCGTCGGTTTGTTGGATCGTATCGATCGCGATGGCGGTGGTGGCAACACTGATCGCGTGGTACCTGATGCGAGGCAGTCGCAAGGTCGACGTGATTGTTTAG
- a CDS encoding DUF420 domain-containing protein encodes MNWQFLADNLPHVTASLNATAAVLLAIGLVNIKRGRARVHKKYMLAAFAVSALFLVLYLFHKVALFQATGEPNRRFPTDPAIASDAARYTYFGILGTHLVLAIAVPFLAVRAIYLAKAGRILAHKKLVRFAFPIWMYVSITGVMVYAMLYHLYAV; translated from the coding sequence ATGAATTGGCAGTTTCTGGCCGACAATCTTCCTCACGTGACCGCTTCCCTCAACGCGACCGCTGCGGTCTTGTTGGCGATCGGTTTGGTGAACATCAAGCGAGGCCGGGCGCGAGTTCACAAGAAGTACATGCTGGCGGCGTTTGCGGTCAGTGCGTTGTTTCTGGTGTTGTACTTGTTCCATAAGGTCGCCTTGTTCCAGGCAACTGGCGAACCCAACCGGCGATTTCCAACCGATCCGGCGATCGCCTCGGATGCCGCCCGGTACACGTACTTCGGGATTTTGGGGACTCACTTGGTCCTAGCGATCGCGGTGCCTTTTCTGGCCGTCCGGGCGATTTATCTGGCCAAGGCCGGGCGAATCCTGGCGCACAAGAAACTGGTCCGTTTCGCCTTCCCAATCTGGATGTACGTGTCAATCACGGGTGTGATGGTGTACGCCATGCTGTATCACCTGTACGCGGTTTAG